The sequence below is a genomic window from bacterium.
GCAGGTTTTCGAGTTTTTCCAGATCGTCGAGCGACGGGAACCAGTCGAAGTCACCACCGGCGCTGAATGCGCGTCCGCGGCCGGTCAGTAGTACCGCGCGCGCGCGAGTTTCGCGCTTGAGCTCGCGGAAGACGCGCGTGAGCTCGTCGTGCAGGAGCGCGTCGACCGCATTGAGATCGCTGCTCGGGTGATCGATCGCAATGCGCAATACATCACCAACTCGATCGAAGTGCAGGGCGCGATAACCCTCGTAGTCGTGGGCCGTCATGGGCGCTACTCGCTCCTTTGCGTGAGCCCCTCTTCTAGAGCAATGCTCCAGTCTTGTAAAACAGTCTCTGATCTCAAGTATGATTCCCACCGTGACGTCCCAAGACATGGTCAGTGCAAAGGCACGCCGCACCTACGAAAACCTGGTCCAGGCCACGAGTGCGGAAATCGCTGCCAGCGGTTCTTTCAGTGCGGAGCGCGTGGCGAAACGGGCCGGAACCTCGCCCGCTACTTTCTACTCGTACTTCGCCTCCAAGGACGCCGCACTCGCCGCGGCCTTTTCCTCGGTTCTCGACCGACTGGTCGCCTGGATCGATCAAACCCTCAGCATCGAGAGCCTGCTCGAAAAAAGCACCCGCGAGTTTTGTCGCGAGTTCGTGGTGCAGGCCACCGACTTCTTTACGCGCGAATCCCTGGTGTTTCGCTGCGCGCTCGCGCGCCTGCCCGAGTACCGCGCGTTGCGAGACGCCTATCGCGAACACGAGTCCCAGGCCTTCCAGCGTTATGAACGCTTCATCGCCCTGGCCCAGAACGCCGGGAAGGTGCGCCCCGGCGACCCGAAACAGATGGCCCGTGCGCTCCTGGTCCTCACCCAGGGGCTCAACAATCCCCTGGCCCTCGGGCTCGGAGCCGACGATCCGCTCCTGCGCGAACTGGCCGATGCGCTCTTCGCGCTACTGGCGCCGAGCGGCTCGGGCGGGGAGAGGATTTCTGAGTAAATCATCCAGTTTTGTGATAATTACTGGAGTTCGACTCTGAAAATCTGTCTATAAATCGCCACATGGCCTGGAAAGAGCATCGATGAGCTTTTCGACCCTCGAGACTGTCCGCGAGATGAGCGCTGCAATCCGCCTCCGGGGCGATGAAATCGAGCGGGCCCGCCAGGTACCGGCCGACATCGTGGGCGATCTGCGCCAGAACGGGATCTTTCGACTCTGCATCCCGAAAGCTCTCGGAGGCGCCGAGGCGCACGCGCTGGAGACACTCCAGGTCATCGAGGAAATCGCCCGCGCCGATGGCTCGACCGCGTGGGTCGTGATGGTCGGCTCCACAACGGCCTTGCTATCGGGCTATCTCGACGACGGCTGGTCGAAGCAGATCTACGGCAGCGACCCGCGTGTGATCACGGCCGGTGTTACCGCGCCCAACGGGCGGGCGCGCCGGGTCGAAGGGGGCATCGAAGTAACCGGTCAATGGCAGTGGGGAAGCGGTTGCCATCACGCCGACTGGTTGATTGGCGCGTCCCTGTTGGTCGATGACGATGGAGAGATCGTGCTCGATGAAAACGGCGCCCCGTATCACTTCTTGCCCTTCCTATCCGCCGATCAGGTCGAGATCCTCGACACCTGGTATGTGCACGGCATGGCGGGCTCGGGCAGTACCGACTTCAAGGTCGAGAAGGCGTTTGTTCCGGAGGGGCGCTGGTTGCGCTTCGGTGTCAGCCAGCCGCGATTGAAGGGTCTGTACCAGTTTCCGCTTCTAGGCTTCCTCGGACTCGGTGTGTGTTCGATCTCGCTTGGACTCGCACGTCGCGCGATCGATGAACTGGTTTCCCTGGCGAGTCAGAAAGTGCCGGTCGCCAGCACGCGAACGCTACGTGAGCGCGCCTATGTGCAGTCCTCCGTAGCCGAAGCGGAAGCAGCGGTTCGCTCCGCGCGTGCGCTGCTACGCGAGGCGGTCGAGTCGGCCTGGGATGCCGCGTCGACGGGTGATCCGCTCACCGTCGATCACCGACTCCTTCTGCGCCTGGCCACCACCAATGCTTCCCGCCAATCCGCCCGCGCCGTGGATCTGATGTACAACGCCGCCGGTGGCAGTTCGGTCTACGAAAGCTGCCCGCTGGGCCGCATCTTCCGCGACATGCACGTGGCCACACAGCACATCATGGTGGGCCCCCCGACCTATGAGCTGGCGGGTCGGGTTTTCCTCGGCCTGCCGACCGATACGAGCATGCTCTAGCTCAGCGCTGGCACCGGAGTCCAGCGACGAGAGGCAGCCCGATCGGTCCGTGCTAGATTCTTCTCACCAAGAGAATCGAGGTTTAGCGTGGTACAGACAGAACCTATTCGCGAGGTCTTTGACCTCACCGATCCCTCTCTCAACGTGATCTTCGGAATGTCCCAGGAAGAGGCGCGTCAGCGTGTCGAGAGCGGCGACGTGCAACGCGTACGAGAGATCGACGGCCACTTCGCTCTGGTCGCCCAGCGAGGCGAAATCGTGCGAATGGCCCGTTCTCTACAGCTTCCCATGCGCTACTTCATCGTGAAGCAGGCCGAGGGCCCCGCTCTGCTGGTGGCGGATCGCATTGACGCCATCAAGGGCTGGCTGGATGAGCGCGGATTCGGAGATCAGTTTCATCCCAGCTACACGCGGATGGTCCCCGCTCACTACATCACCGAGATCGCCCTGGTGGGTTGTCCGGATCCCAATCCGATTCACAACCGCTTCTTCAATCCGGAGCGGGAAGTGCTGGCGCCCGATCTGGATCAGATCGGTGAGAAGTACATCGGCACGTTGGCGAATGAGATCGGAAAATGGCTGCACGCACTCCCGCAAGACGAACCGATCGGGGTTTCGTTCTCGGGTGGCATCGATAGCGGCTCTGTTTTTCTGGTGCTCTACCACCTGCTCTCCAGTTCTGGAATGAACCCTGCTCGTTTGAAAGCCTTTACGTTGAGCGTCGATGGGGCGGGTGAAGATCTGGAACAGGCGAGGCGGTTTCTCGCACAACTCGACCTGCAACTCTTTCACGAGCCCATCGAAGTTCCCAATAGCTATGTCGATCTGGATCAGACGATTCGCATTCTCGAGGACTACAAACCCCTCGATGTCCAGTCCGGCGCCATGGCTCTGGCTCTGTGTCGCGGTATCCGCGAACGATATCCCGATTGGCGACAGCTTGTGGATGGAGATGGAGGCGATGAGAACCTCAAGGACTATCCGATCGAGGAGAATCCAGAGCTGACCATCCGCAGCGTGCTCAATAATCTCATGCTCTACCACGAAGGTTGGGGCGTCGATTCAATCAAGCACTCCCTGACCTATTCCGGCGGACTGAGCCGCGGATGCACGCGTGGTTATGCTCCGGCCCGCTGTTTCGGTTTCACCGGCTTCAGTCCATTCACGCTGCCCAATGTCGTCGAGGTTTCCGAAGGCATCCCCTTCATCGAACTCACCGACTGGGATCACGAGAAGCTCTATCAACTGAAGGGCGAGATCGTATCGCGAGGTGTGCGTGCGCTTACCGGGTTGGAGATGCCGGTCTTCGAGAAGCGTCGTTTCCAGCACGGCGTCGCTCGCGACAGCGTGATCAAGGATCGATTTCCAGAAGATCCGGCCGTGTATCGCAGTGTCTTCCAATCGATCTAGACGATCCTGAAGCCAGGTGCTGCCTCCGCTCACGAGCCGAGCGATCGTTTCTGCTCGTGGTCCGCGCCTGTCCGTCGACCCCGAGAGGCCGGGCGGCTTCTTCGTCGAGAAAGAACTGACGGCCGATCGCGAACTAGTCGACGTCGCGACCATTCTGCTCACCAATCGGGAATGCCCGTTTCGCTGCCTGGTCTGTGATCTCTGGAAGCACACCACCGAGAAACGGGTGGCCGCAGGAGCCGTGACCCGACAGATCCAATGGGCGCTGGATCGACTTCCCGCGACGTCCCACCTCAAACTGTACAACGCGGGCAGTTTCTTCGATGTGCAGGCCGTATCGCGACAGGATCGTGAGGAGATCGCCGGTCTCGTCGGTCGAAAGAAGACACTCGTTGTGGAGTGCCATCCCAAGCTGGTGAATTCAGATTGCATCGAGTTCGCCCAGTCCATCGCACCCGCGGAACTCCAGGTAGCCATGGGACTCGAGACCGTAGATCCCGACGTCCTGTCTCGTCTCAACAAGGGCATGACTCTGGAGGACTTCGAAGCCGCGACACGCCTGCTCCTCGATGGCGGCGTTGCCGTTCGCGCCTTTATTCTCCTGGGAGCCCCCGGTCATTTTGGAACAGAGAGCGTGCTCTGGGCGAAACGTTCCGTGGATTACGCCCAGTCGCTGGGCGTTGAATCTTGCGTGGTGATTCCAGTTCGATCGGGAAACGGAATCGTGAACCAGCTCGAACGAGAAGGATTCTTCGTGCGGCCTACACTCGAGCAGTTGGAGGAAGTCGTGGTTTCCGGAATCCAAAACGGACGCGGGCGAGTCCTCGCGGATCTCTGGGATATCGAATCGCTCGCAGAGGGCGAGGAACGGGGTGCGGCGCGAGTCGAGGCTCTCCGACACATGAACCTGACTCAGCAAGTGAGTCCTTCTTCGAGTCGCGGATAGAACCCCTTTATCGGAAAGGACAACCCGATGGGAGCAACGGCCGACGTACTGATCATCGGAGCGGGTTTCGGCGGATCTCTGATGGCTCTGTTGACTCAGCGCATCGGGATGAAGCCCATTCTGATCGAACGAGACTCGCACCCGCGCTTCGCGATCGGCGAATCCTCAACCCCTCAAGGTGATCTCGTTCTGAGCGAACTCGCGCGACGTTATGAGTTGCCCCGTATCGCACCACTCAGCAAGTACGGTTCCTGGCGCCGCAGCTATCCCGATCTGGTCTGCGGTCTCAAGCGCGGTTTCAGCTATTTTCATCACGTCGCGGGAGAAGAGTTCGCGCCGCGCGAGGATCATTCCAACGAACTCCTGGTCGCCGCGAGCCCCGATGACGAGAGTGCCGATACACACTGGCTTCGCTCAGAATTCGATGCGTTTTTGGTCGACGAAGTCTGTGACGCCGGCATTCCGTACTTCGATCGCACTCTGATCACGAAAATCGAGGAGGGCGATCGTTGGTACCTGGAGGGCCGGCGGGACGATCAGCGCATCGAACTGAGAGCTCCCTTCGTCATCGATGCCAGCGGCGATGGCAATGTCCTGGCGGCTGCACTCGGGATCGAAGACGACCTGAGTTCGATTCACACCCGATCTCGAAGTCTCTATGGGCATTTCACAGGCGTGACTCCCTGGGAGGAGGTCTACCGGGCGGCGGGTGGTCGCTGCGAGGATCACCCCTTTCCCTCGCACGCTGCCGCGTTGCACCAGATTTTCGACGGTGGTTGGATGTACGCGTTGCGCTTTGACAATGGCGTCACCAGCGCCGGCTTCGTGCTGGAGGACGGCCGCCATCCGTTGAATCCAGCCAGGTCGCCCGATTCGGAATGGTCTGAACTCCTGCGCCGCTTCCCCTCGATCGCAAAACAGTTCCAGTCGGCGCGACCTCTCACGCCGCTCACCCGTACGGGACGCATGCAACGCCGGCGGAACCGGGTCGCGGGTGCAAACTGGGCTATGTTGCCCCACGCCGCCTGTTTTCTGGACCCTCTGCACAGCTCCGGTAATGCGTTGACGCTCACTGGCATCGATCGGCTCGTGGGCGCGCTAGAGACTGAAGGTTCCGCGCGAAGCGAAGCCCTGTCCGCCTACGAGATGGCTCTCTTTCGCGATATCGCACACCTCGATCGGATCATCCACGGTGGCTATGTGGCATTCGGCCACTTCGAAATGATGGCGACCTATTCGATGCTCTATTTCGCCGGTGCCCACTACAGCGAACATCTGCGGCGCCGATATCCTACGGAAATGGGGCTCGGGTTTTTGAACAGTCACGATAATAAATTTTTTCAAGATGCAGGTACGGCCCATCGCCTTGTCTGTGACCTGGCTGCGCACCCGGAGCCTTCCGAAAAAGGGATTCTCGAAGCGAAACAGTTTATCTCCGGAGCCATTGAGCCTTACAATCTGGCTGGTCTGTGTGATGCGAACAAACGCAACATGTATTCCTGTCTGCAGGAAGACGCGTAGATTCCTCATGGACACCTCGCTATAAGCGAGGGCTCCCTGGGCTCGGCGCACCCGCGGTAAGCCTGTCTCAAGGTCGGGATCGTGTGCAGGAGCATTTCCTGCAAGTCAATATTTTGGAGTCGGATATGCGGCGCAAGAAAAGTGCATTGAGTCAGATCGTCCTGGGGGCGTTCCGCGGAATCGGACTGGTCATCGCGATGGCCCTCGTGCTTCCCGCGGGTATCGCCGCTGGAGACGATACCCGCGTGGAAGCGGAGGACGATTGGGATAGCGAGGACGAAGACGAGGGCCGGGGGCGCTCCTTCTTCTACAAAGAACTCGTCCTCTCGGGATTCTATTCGCGCGAAGGCGTTACCATGATCCCGATGGATGATATGGGCGAGGATCACTTCGAACTCTCGCATCGACCGCCACACAATTACATCGGAGTGGACTACGTCGGCACGTTTACCGACTCTTCGCCACTTCGGAAACTGTTTCCGGACTGGTTGCCTCTGACGGCCGTCGACTTTCATCCTCGCCTGGTCTTCGATCGCATAGAGGTAGACAACGGCCTGCGTCGAATTGAATTTGCACCCCAGGATTTCTGGATCCGCTTCAATCCCGGCAAGAT
It includes:
- a CDS encoding enoyl-CoA hydratase/isomerase family protein, whose translation is MTAHDYEGYRALHFDRVGDVLRIAIDHPSSDLNAVDALLHDELTRVFRELKRETRARAVLLTGRGRAFSAGGDFDWFPSLDDLEKLENL
- a CDS encoding TetR/AcrR family transcriptional regulator, coding for MTSQDMVSAKARRTYENLVQATSAEIAASGSFSAERVAKRAGTSPATFYSYFASKDAALAAAFSSVLDRLVAWIDQTLSIESLLEKSTREFCREFVVQATDFFTRESLVFRCALARLPEYRALRDAYREHESQAFQRYERFIALAQNAGKVRPGDPKQMARALLVLTQGLNNPLALGLGADDPLLRELADALFALLAPSGSGGERISE
- a CDS encoding flavin-dependent monooxygenase translates to MSFSTLETVREMSAAIRLRGDEIERARQVPADIVGDLRQNGIFRLCIPKALGGAEAHALETLQVIEEIARADGSTAWVVMVGSTTALLSGYLDDGWSKQIYGSDPRVITAGVTAPNGRARRVEGGIEVTGQWQWGSGCHHADWLIGASLLVDDDGEIVLDENGAPYHFLPFLSADQVEILDTWYVHGMAGSGSTDFKVEKAFVPEGRWLRFGVSQPRLKGLYQFPLLGFLGLGVCSISLGLARRAIDELVSLASQKVPVASTRTLRERAYVQSSVAEAEAAVRSARALLREAVESAWDAASTGDPLTVDHRLLLRLATTNASRQSARAVDLMYNAAGGSSVYESCPLGRIFRDMHVATQHIMVGPPTYELAGRVFLGLPTDTSML
- a CDS encoding asparagine synthetase B family protein; the encoded protein is MSQEEARQRVESGDVQRVREIDGHFALVAQRGEIVRMARSLQLPMRYFIVKQAEGPALLVADRIDAIKGWLDERGFGDQFHPSYTRMVPAHYITEIALVGCPDPNPIHNRFFNPEREVLAPDLDQIGEKYIGTLANEIGKWLHALPQDEPIGVSFSGGIDSGSVFLVLYHLLSSSGMNPARLKAFTLSVDGAGEDLEQARRFLAQLDLQLFHEPIEVPNSYVDLDQTIRILEDYKPLDVQSGAMALALCRGIRERYPDWRQLVDGDGGDENLKDYPIEENPELTIRSVLNNLMLYHEGWGVDSIKHSLTYSGGLSRGCTRGYAPARCFGFTGFSPFTLPNVVEVSEGIPFIELTDWDHEKLYQLKGEIVSRGVRALTGLEMPVFEKRRFQHGVARDSVIKDRFPEDPAVYRSVFQSI
- a CDS encoding radical SAM protein; translated protein: MLPPLTSRAIVSARGPRLSVDPERPGGFFVEKELTADRELVDVATILLTNRECPFRCLVCDLWKHTTEKRVAAGAVTRQIQWALDRLPATSHLKLYNAGSFFDVQAVSRQDREEIAGLVGRKKTLVVECHPKLVNSDCIEFAQSIAPAELQVAMGLETVDPDVLSRLNKGMTLEDFEAATRLLLDGGVAVRAFILLGAPGHFGTESVLWAKRSVDYAQSLGVESCVVIPVRSGNGIVNQLEREGFFVRPTLEQLEEVVVSGIQNGRGRVLADLWDIESLAEGEERGAARVEALRHMNLTQQVSPSSSRG